The following proteins come from a genomic window of Paenibacillus spongiae:
- a CDS encoding TatD family hydrolase: MLIDTHTHLDSYKFDADRAEVIERARAAGIEKLINIGFNRETIPTTMELAERYDFIYAVVGWHPVDSIEMLPGDLDWIASLCDHPKVVAIGEIGLDYHWDTSPKDIQQRVFRQQIELAKQKKLPIVIHNRDAHEDVVRILKEERAQEVGGVMHCYSGSWETAKQCLDMNFYISFGGPVTFQNARVPKEVLARVPLDRLLIETDSPYLAPHPYRGKRNESAYVRLVAEAAAEITGKSLEQISKITTENALRCFNIG, encoded by the coding sequence ATGTTAATCGACACTCACACCCACTTGGATTCCTATAAATTCGACGCTGACCGCGCAGAAGTCATCGAAAGGGCGCGGGCTGCCGGAATCGAAAAATTAATCAATATCGGGTTCAACCGCGAAACGATTCCGACTACGATGGAATTAGCGGAACGTTATGATTTTATTTACGCCGTTGTCGGGTGGCATCCCGTGGACAGCATCGAGATGCTTCCTGGGGATTTGGATTGGATCGCCTCGCTCTGCGATCATCCGAAGGTTGTGGCGATCGGGGAAATAGGCCTCGATTATCACTGGGATACGTCGCCGAAGGATATCCAGCAGCGGGTATTCCGGCAGCAGATCGAGCTGGCCAAGCAGAAGAAGCTGCCGATCGTCATTCATAACCGCGACGCTCATGAGGATGTCGTCCGTATCCTGAAAGAAGAGCGGGCACAAGAGGTTGGCGGCGTGATGCACTGTTACTCCGGCAGCTGGGAAACGGCCAAGCAATGCCTGGACATGAACTTCTATATTTCGTTCGGAGGACCGGTCACATTCCAGAATGCGCGTGTCCCGAAAGAGGTGCTCGCCCGGGTGCCGCTGGACCGTCTTCTCATCGAAACGGACTCCCCATATTTGGCTCCGCATCCATATCGCGGAAAGCGAAATGAATCGGCTTACGTGCGGCTGGTTGCCGAGGCTGCAGCGGAAATAACAGGCAAATCTTTGGAACAAATTTCCAAAATCACGACTGAGAATGCATTAAGATGTTTTAACATTGGGTGA
- a CDS encoding 3D domain-containing protein has protein sequence MGQLQLKDTHGKRSSSMSFALRWKHENLRLIILSAMISIAMTFMFLVLLYGTADKRVSVVVNGQENIVSTKQWVLQRLLDEQAITIGPNDKVSMPLNGGVKDGDRIVIDHAVPLQVKADGKVRTLYTTEKTVREAIDQANISVRNQDKVLPAMDTAVQPNMSVTVVRIDKHLSQNSYTVPFTVVKKEDPNLPQGKQKLMQVGKEGTVVKRYEKVFADGKMVSHTLVSKMTQATAINQVVAVGTKKEEPKVTVLSAKAPSVATMTKKGVTFKPKKVLKNVTLTAYSAGVESTGKSKGHPQYGITASGARVKEGRTIAVDPKVIPIGWWVYIEGIGFRRAEDTGGAIKGNKIDVYFDSEKYADRFGRKKGYTVYVLGPKKPESI, from the coding sequence GTGGGCCAACTCCAGCTTAAGGACACCCATGGGAAACGATCATCCAGCATGTCTTTCGCATTGCGATGGAAGCATGAGAACTTGCGTTTAATTATTCTAAGCGCTATGATCTCAATCGCTATGACTTTCATGTTTCTGGTGTTGTTGTACGGGACGGCTGACAAGCGCGTATCCGTAGTAGTTAACGGACAGGAAAACATTGTTTCAACCAAGCAATGGGTCCTTCAACGCCTACTGGATGAACAAGCCATCACGATTGGACCGAACGATAAAGTGTCCATGCCTCTGAATGGAGGCGTAAAGGACGGCGACCGTATTGTTATTGATCATGCGGTACCGCTCCAAGTGAAGGCTGACGGCAAGGTAAGAACGTTGTACACGACAGAAAAAACAGTTAGGGAAGCGATCGATCAAGCTAATATATCGGTTCGCAATCAAGATAAGGTACTTCCTGCCATGGATACGGCGGTCCAGCCGAACATGTCCGTTACGGTCGTGAGGATCGATAAGCACCTCTCACAGAATTCCTACACGGTGCCGTTCACGGTCGTCAAGAAGGAAGACCCGAATTTGCCGCAAGGCAAACAAAAGTTAATGCAGGTGGGCAAAGAAGGTACCGTTGTGAAGCGTTATGAGAAGGTGTTTGCGGACGGGAAAATGGTGTCGCATACGCTTGTATCGAAGATGACGCAAGCGACGGCCATCAATCAAGTCGTGGCAGTCGGAACGAAGAAAGAAGAGCCGAAGGTTACGGTGTTGTCCGCGAAGGCGCCGTCTGTGGCGACAATGACGAAGAAGGGCGTCACGTTTAAGCCCAAGAAAGTCTTAAAGAATGTAACGTTAACGGCTTATTCGGCAGGCGTCGAGTCTACCGGTAAGAGTAAAGGGCATCCACAGTACGGCATTACGGCTTCCGGCGCACGCGTCAAGGAAGGACGTACCATTGCCGTCGATCCGAAGGTCATTCCGATCGGCTGGTGGGTGTATATCGAAGGTATCGGTTTCCGCCGTGCGGAAGATACAGGCGGCGCGATCAAAGGCAATAAGATCGACGTTTATTTCGACAGCGAGAAATATGCGGATCGCTTCGGTCGGAAGAAGGGCTATACGGTATACGTACTGGGGCCGAAGAAACCGGAATCGATCTGA
- the rnmV gene encoding ribonuclease M5, whose protein sequence is MIKEIIVVEGKDDTVAIKRALEAETIETGGSAVGEDVLRRVALAQQRRGVIIFTDPDHAGERIRKIVAQRVPGCKHAFLPQEEALYKGDIGVENASPEAIRRALANVRTEVAEEQADTAPEITWDDLMKAGLLVNAQASERRLRMGNLLGIGYANGKQFYKRCTMFRITREEFEQALARMEQENGGSES, encoded by the coding sequence ATGATCAAGGAAATCATCGTCGTAGAGGGCAAGGACGATACGGTTGCCATTAAGCGGGCGCTTGAAGCGGAGACGATCGAGACAGGCGGTTCTGCGGTCGGTGAAGACGTGCTCCGAAGAGTGGCGCTTGCCCAGCAGCGCAGAGGGGTTATTATCTTTACGGATCCGGATCATGCAGGCGAACGAATCCGTAAAATTGTCGCGCAGCGGGTTCCAGGCTGCAAGCATGCGTTTCTTCCGCAGGAAGAAGCGCTCTATAAGGGCGATATCGGGGTAGAGAATGCATCGCCTGAAGCAATAAGACGGGCGCTTGCGAATGTACGGACGGAAGTCGCAGAGGAACAAGCGGATACGGCGCCGGAGATTACGTGGGATGACTTGATGAAGGCCGGACTGCTGGTAAATGCCCAAGCGTCGGAGCGCAGGCTCAGAATGGGCAACTTACTCGGGATCGGTTATGCGAACGGGAAACAGTTCTATAAGCGCTGCACCATGTTCCGGATAACGCGTGAAGAATTCGAGCAGGCGTTAGCGCGTATGGAGCAGGAGAACGGGGGAAGCGAATCATGA
- the rsmA gene encoding 16S rRNA (adenine(1518)-N(6)/adenine(1519)-N(6))-dimethyltransferase RsmA: protein MTQADVATPKRTRDIIAKYGFSFKKSLGQNFLIDQNILRNIVDAAELDKTKGALEIGPGIGALTQRLSETAGRVTAVEIDQRLIPILQDVFAETDNVHIEHGDVLKLELRELMERQFAGLAGVSVVANLPYYVTTPILMKLLEEKLPLENIVVMIQKEVAERMAAKPGGKEYGSLSVAVQYYCVPELVCVVPHTVFIPQPNVDSAVIKLTLRDKPPVEVANEDHFFRTVQASFAQRRKTIANNLSAFIGKANRDKVVPLLEGCGIDPSRRGETLSIAEFAVISDALQQAGF, encoded by the coding sequence ATGACGCAGGCAGACGTAGCGACACCGAAACGAACACGGGATATTATTGCGAAATACGGCTTTTCGTTTAAGAAGAGTCTGGGACAAAATTTCTTGATCGATCAAAATATATTGCGAAATATTGTAGATGCCGCGGAGCTGGACAAGACGAAGGGCGCACTGGAGATCGGTCCGGGCATCGGGGCGCTTACGCAGCGGCTCTCGGAGACTGCAGGACGCGTAACCGCCGTAGAAATCGATCAGCGGCTCATTCCGATTCTGCAGGATGTCTTCGCGGAGACCGATAATGTCCACATCGAGCATGGCGATGTGCTCAAGCTGGAACTTCGCGAACTGATGGAACGGCAGTTTGCAGGGCTTGCCGGCGTGAGCGTCGTGGCTAACCTGCCGTATTACGTCACGACGCCGATTCTGATGAAGCTGCTGGAGGAGAAGCTGCCGCTTGAGAATATCGTCGTCATGATTCAGAAGGAAGTAGCGGAGCGGATGGCGGCGAAGCCAGGCGGCAAGGAGTACGGAAGCCTTAGCGTAGCCGTACAGTACTACTGCGTGCCTGAGCTGGTCTGCGTCGTGCCGCATACCGTGTTTATCCCGCAGCCGAATGTAGACTCCGCGGTAATTAAGCTGACGCTTCGGGACAAGCCTCCCGTCGAGGTGGCAAACGAGGATCATTTCTTCCGTACGGTTCAGGCGAGCTTCGCTCAGCGGCGGAAGACGATTGCGAATAATTTGTCAGCCTTCATCGGCAAAGCGAACCGCGATAAGGTGGTTCCCCTGCTTGAGGGCTGTGGAATCGATCCGTCCCGCCGCGGAGAGACGCTGTCGATCGCAGAGTTCGCTGTCATCAGCGACGCGCTGCAGCAAGCAGGCTTCTAA